A single region of the Streptomyces virginiae genome encodes:
- the whiG gene encoding RNA polymerase sigma factor WhiG, whose amino-acid sequence MPQHTSGSDRAAVPPAARGSVRSTAPSSLEVLWRSYKESGDERLREQLILHYSPLVKYVAGRVSVGLPPNVEQADFVSSGVFGLIDAIEKFDIERSIKFETYAITRIRGAMIDELRALDWIPRSVRQKARAVERAYATLEAQLRRTPTESEVAGEMGIGVEDLHTVFSQLSLANVVALEELLHVGGEGGDRLSLMDTLEDTAADNPVAVAEDRELRRLLARAINTLPEREKTVVTLYYYEGLTLAEIGNVLGVTESRVSQIHTKSVLQLRAKLADVGR is encoded by the coding sequence ATGCCCCAGCACACCTCAGGGTCCGACCGCGCTGCGGTGCCCCCCGCTGCCCGTGGCAGCGTGCGGTCCACCGCGCCCTCGTCCCTGGAGGTGCTGTGGCGCTCGTACAAGGAGTCGGGTGACGAGCGGCTGCGGGAGCAACTGATCCTGCACTACTCGCCCCTGGTGAAGTACGTGGCCGGCCGCGTCAGTGTGGGCCTGCCGCCCAACGTGGAGCAGGCCGACTTCGTCTCCTCCGGGGTCTTCGGGCTGATCGACGCCATCGAGAAGTTCGACATCGAGCGGTCGATCAAGTTCGAGACGTACGCGATCACCCGGATCCGGGGCGCGATGATCGACGAGCTGCGGGCCCTGGACTGGATCCCGCGCTCGGTCCGGCAGAAGGCGCGCGCCGTGGAGCGGGCCTACGCCACGTTGGAGGCCCAGCTGCGGCGCACCCCGACGGAGAGCGAGGTCGCCGGGGAGATGGGGATCGGTGTGGAGGATCTCCACACCGTCTTCAGCCAGTTGTCGCTGGCCAACGTGGTCGCCCTGGAGGAGCTGCTGCACGTCGGCGGGGAGGGCGGCGACCGTCTCTCGCTGATGGACACCCTGGAGGACACCGCCGCGGACAACCCGGTGGCGGTGGCCGAGGACCGCGAGCTGCGGCGCCTGCTGGCGCGGGCCATCAACACGCTGCCCGAACGGGAGAAGACCGTGGTGACCCTCTACTACTACGAGGGACTCACCCTGGCCGAGATCGGCAACGTCCTCGGCGTCACCGAGAGCCGGGTCAGTCAGATCCACACCAAGTCCGTTTTGCAGTTGCGCGCAAAGTTGGCAGATGTGGGGAGGTGA
- the lepB gene encoding signal peptidase I, with translation MDTEAPHTQRGHSSPEMGDGRPRFALSRGGRTAGGRPLTWRRAGVLGVICTVFLLLFSNFVVQPFLIPSRSMEPTLQVGDRVLVNKLAYRFGEQPRRGDVVVFDGTGSFVRERPEGNPIGTVLHGAASALGLAEPSDTDFVKRVVGVGGDDVVCCDAGGRVAVNGVPLAEPYLRPGDAPSAVPFRIVVPLGTLWVMGDHRSQSRDSRDHLGEPGGGMVPVEKVIGRADWIGWPLSRWESVGGGHG, from the coding sequence ATGGACACCGAAGCACCTCACACGCAGCGCGGCCACTCGTCCCCCGAAATGGGGGACGGGCGGCCGCGTTTTGCGTTGTCCCGGGGCGGGCGAACGGCCGGTGGGCGGCCCCTGACCTGGCGCCGTGCCGGCGTGCTCGGGGTGATCTGCACCGTCTTCCTGCTGCTGTTCAGCAACTTCGTGGTCCAGCCCTTCCTGATCCCGAGCCGCTCGATGGAGCCGACGCTCCAGGTCGGGGACCGGGTACTGGTCAACAAACTGGCGTACCGGTTCGGCGAACAGCCGCGCCGCGGGGACGTGGTGGTCTTCGACGGCACGGGCTCCTTCGTACGCGAACGCCCCGAGGGCAATCCGATCGGTACGGTGCTGCACGGCGCGGCCTCGGCGCTCGGGCTGGCCGAGCCGTCCGACACCGACTTCGTGAAGCGGGTCGTGGGGGTGGGCGGTGACGACGTGGTGTGCTGCGACGCCGGCGGGCGGGTCGCGGTCAACGGCGTGCCGCTGGCGGAGCCGTACCTCCGTCCCGGAGACGCACCTTCGGCGGTGCCCTTCCGGATCGTCGTACCCCTGGGGACCCTCTGGGTCATGGGTGATCATCGTTCCCAGTCCCGGGACTCCCGGGACCACCTGGGGGAGCCGGGCGGGGGGATGGTACCTGTGGAGAAGGTGATCGGGCGGGCCGACTGGATCGGCTGGCCGCTCTCGCGCTGGGAATCCGTGGGCGGTGGCCATGGGTAG
- a CDS encoding YifB family Mg chelatase-like AAA ATPase: MGFARACSVALVGVDGVVVEVQADLEPGVAAFTLVGLPDKTLVESRDRVRAAVVNSGAAWPQKKLTVGLSPASVPKSGAGFDLAVAAAVLGAAEVVDPGAIADLVLIGELGLDGRVRPVRGILPAVLAAAEAGYRQVVVPRQCAAEASLVPDVSVLGVGSLRRLIAVLTGGEIPEEEPCEPPGRPDPMLAGLLVPGAGLGTGLARGRPGGEDGSDFPDLADVAGQHTARRALEVAAAGGHHLFLSGPPGAGKTMLAERLPRLLPPLTRQDSLEVTAVHSVAGILPPGEPLVARPPYCAPHHSATMQSLVGGGTGIPRPGAVSLAHRGVLFLDEAAEFHSRALDALRQPLESGHVVIARAAGVVRLPARFLMVLAANPCPCGRHTLHGAGCECPPSVIRRYQARLSGPLLDRVDLRVEVEPVTRGDLMGQGGRGESTAAVAERVRQARERAAARLADTPWRLNSEVPGQELRTRWQAGPGALAPAERDLERGLLTARGLDRVLRVAWTVADLRERDRPEALDVAVALELRTGIARGAMSLPGAGT; the protein is encoded by the coding sequence ATGGGCTTCGCACGAGCCTGCTCCGTGGCTCTGGTCGGCGTCGACGGCGTGGTGGTCGAGGTACAGGCCGACCTGGAGCCCGGCGTGGCCGCCTTCACCCTGGTGGGACTGCCGGACAAGACCCTGGTCGAGAGCCGGGACCGGGTGCGGGCCGCCGTGGTCAACTCGGGGGCGGCCTGGCCGCAGAAGAAGCTCACGGTCGGCCTGAGCCCGGCCTCCGTACCGAAATCCGGCGCCGGCTTCGACCTCGCCGTCGCGGCGGCCGTGCTCGGCGCGGCCGAGGTGGTCGACCCGGGTGCGATCGCCGACCTCGTGCTGATCGGCGAGCTGGGGCTGGACGGCCGGGTACGCCCGGTCCGCGGGATCCTGCCCGCGGTCCTCGCCGCGGCCGAGGCGGGCTACCGACAGGTGGTGGTGCCGCGGCAGTGCGCGGCCGAGGCCTCGCTCGTCCCCGACGTCTCCGTCCTCGGCGTAGGCAGCCTTCGCCGGCTGATCGCCGTCCTGACCGGTGGCGAGATCCCCGAGGAGGAACCCTGCGAGCCCCCCGGCCGCCCGGACCCGATGCTGGCCGGACTCCTCGTCCCGGGAGCGGGGCTGGGCACCGGCCTCGCCCGGGGGCGGCCCGGCGGGGAGGACGGCTCGGACTTCCCCGACCTCGCGGACGTGGCGGGGCAGCACACGGCGCGCCGCGCCCTGGAGGTGGCCGCCGCCGGAGGACACCACCTGTTCCTCAGCGGACCGCCCGGCGCGGGCAAGACCATGCTGGCCGAACGGCTGCCCCGGCTGCTGCCGCCGCTCACCCGTCAGGACTCCCTGGAGGTCACGGCCGTCCACTCGGTCGCGGGAATCCTCCCGCCCGGCGAACCCCTGGTCGCCAGGCCGCCGTACTGCGCACCGCACCATTCGGCGACCATGCAGTCCCTGGTGGGCGGGGGGACGGGGATCCCGAGGCCCGGGGCGGTCTCCCTCGCCCACCGGGGCGTGCTCTTCCTGGACGAGGCCGCGGAGTTCCACAGCCGGGCGTTGGACGCGCTGCGGCAACCTCTGGAATCGGGGCACGTGGTCATCGCCCGCGCGGCGGGAGTGGTGAGACTGCCCGCCAGGTTCCTGATGGTGCTCGCCGCCAACCCGTGCCCCTGCGGGCGCCACACCCTGCACGGCGCCGGGTGCGAGTGCCCGCCCTCGGTGATCCGGCGTTACCAGGCGAGGCTGTCCGGGCCGTTGCTCGACCGGGTGGACCTGCGCGTGGAGGTCGAGCCCGTGACCCGTGGCGACCTGATGGGGCAGGGCGGCCGCGGGGAATCCACCGCGGCCGTCGCCGAGCGGGTGCGGCAGGCCCGGGAGCGCGCCGCCGCCCGGCTCGCCGACACACCGTGGCGGCTCAACTCCGAAGTGCCCGGGCAGGAACTGCGTACCCGGTGGCAGGCGGGGCCCGGCGCGCTGGCCCCGGCCGAGCGCGATCTGGAACGGGGCCTGCTCACCGCCCGCGGGCTGGACCGGGTGCTGCGCGTCGCCTGGACCGTGGCGGACCTACGGGAACGGGACCGACCCGAGGCGTTGGACGTGGCCGTGGCGCTGGAGCTGCGGACCGGGATCGCCCGCGGGGCGATGTCACTGCCGGGAGCCGGGACATGA
- the lepB gene encoding signal peptidase I, with amino-acid sequence MGGTEAIRGGKDGRGGLGNVLSGIAVAIGFALFLGGFVWGAVVYRPYTVPTDSMMPTVRPGDRVLAERIDGGDVRRGDVIIFTDSLWSDSPMVKRVVGIGGDVVKCCGAAGEVTVNGVPLDEPYADTSKPETGLEMPPGQAAPTGTPFEVAVPEGNLFLLGDRRASSLDSRAHLQEAGQGTVSRSAVSARVDALAWPEMKMLERPAAYEALPGGISRSGPLRLQVMMVLAGAVLVAAGGAYGPVARVLARGRRREPAGVR; translated from the coding sequence ATGGGCGGTACGGAAGCAATACGTGGTGGCAAGGATGGCCGCGGCGGTCTCGGCAATGTGCTGTCGGGTATCGCCGTGGCCATCGGCTTTGCGCTCTTCCTGGGCGGTTTCGTGTGGGGTGCGGTCGTCTACCGGCCCTACACGGTCCCCACCGATTCGATGATGCCCACGGTGCGGCCCGGGGACCGGGTGCTGGCGGAGCGCATCGACGGCGGCGACGTGCGCCGCGGGGACGTGATCATCTTCACCGACTCCCTGTGGAGCGACTCCCCCATGGTCAAGCGCGTCGTCGGCATCGGCGGCGATGTCGTGAAGTGCTGCGGCGCGGCGGGTGAGGTGACCGTCAACGGCGTCCCGCTGGACGAGCCCTACGCCGACACCAGCAAGCCGGAGACAGGGCTGGAGATGCCCCCCGGACAGGCCGCGCCCACGGGGACCCCCTTCGAGGTGGCGGTCCCCGAGGGCAACCTCTTCCTGCTGGGCGACCGGCGGGCCTCCTCCCTGGACTCCCGGGCCCATCTGCAGGAGGCCGGGCAGGGGACCGTGTCCCGGTCGGCCGTCAGCGCCCGTGTCGACGCCCTGGCCTGGCCCGAGATGAAGATGCTGGAGCGGCCGGCCGCGTACGAGGCCCTGCCCGGCGGGATCTCACGGTCGGGGCCGCTGCGGCTCCAGGTGATGATGGTGCTCGCCGGGGCCGTCCTGGTGGCCGCGGGGGGCGCGTACGGGCCGGTCGCCCGGGTCCTGGCGCGCGGCCGACGGCGGGAGCCGGCCGGTGTCCGCTGA
- a CDS encoding DUF2469 domain-containing protein — MSAEDLEKYETEMELKLYREYRDVVGLFKYVIETERRFYLTNDYEMQVHSVQGEVFFEVSMADAWVWDMYRPARFVKQVRVLTFKDVNIEELNKTDLELPGS, encoded by the coding sequence ATGAGTGCCGAGGACCTCGAAAAGTACGAGACCGAGATGGAGCTGAAGCTCTATCGGGAGTACCGCGACGTCGTCGGGCTGTTCAAGTATGTGATCGAGACGGAACGCCGTTTCTACCTCACGAACGACTACGAGATGCAGGTGCATTCGGTCCAGGGGGAGGTGTTCTTCGAGGTCTCCATGGCCGACGCCTGGGTCTGGGACATGTACCGGCCTGCCCGCTTCGTGAAGCAGGTACGCGTACTGACCTTCAAGGACGTGAACATCGAGGAGCTCAACAAGACCGACCTCGAACTGCCCGGCAGCTGA
- the dprA gene encoding DNA-processing protein DprA, with protein MTGSEDAELLARAALTRVLEPGDTHGGRWLREFGAVRLIRLLTDPGTEPDTPSGVGPERLAGYRRRAALADPRRDLADAAEAGGRFVFPGSTEWPTQLDDLGDERPVGLWLRGRPNLRTWALRSVSVVGARACTPYGAHMAQTLAAGLAERGWVVVSGAAFGIDGAAHRGALASGGATAAVLACGVDVAYPRGHAGLLGRIAEQGLILGELPPGSHPTPSRFVLRNRVIAALTRGTVVVEAAHRSGSLVTARRAQRLGRFTMGVPGPATSGLSAGVHELLRGEATLVTDAAEVVELVGAMGELAPERRGPVLARDLLDPDTARVLEALPAGRPADVAALALACGTGADEVIGRLYELHSLGFVERQGDGWQLSRQTAGGGTQTAAARRGGR; from the coding sequence ATGACCGGCTCCGAGGACGCGGAACTGCTGGCGCGGGCGGCGCTCACCCGGGTGCTGGAGCCCGGGGACACCCACGGCGGGCGATGGTTGCGGGAGTTCGGCGCGGTGCGGCTGATACGGCTGCTGACCGACCCCGGGACGGAGCCGGACACTCCGTCCGGGGTGGGGCCCGAGCGGCTCGCCGGGTACCGCAGACGGGCGGCGCTGGCCGACCCCCGGCGGGACCTCGCGGACGCCGCCGAGGCGGGCGGCCGGTTCGTCTTCCCGGGATCGACGGAGTGGCCGACCCAGCTCGACGACCTCGGCGACGAGCGCCCCGTCGGCCTGTGGCTGCGGGGCAGGCCCAACCTCCGTACCTGGGCACTGCGTTCGGTCTCCGTGGTCGGAGCCCGCGCCTGCACCCCGTACGGCGCGCACATGGCCCAGACCCTGGCCGCCGGACTCGCCGAGCGGGGCTGGGTCGTGGTGTCCGGCGCCGCGTTCGGGATCGACGGAGCCGCGCACCGCGGGGCCCTCGCCTCGGGCGGGGCGACCGCCGCGGTGCTCGCCTGCGGGGTGGACGTCGCCTACCCACGCGGACACGCCGGGCTGCTCGGCCGGATCGCCGAGCAGGGGCTGATCCTCGGGGAGCTGCCCCCGGGCAGCCACCCGACCCCCAGCCGGTTCGTCCTGCGCAACCGGGTCATCGCCGCCCTCACCCGGGGCACGGTCGTCGTGGAGGCCGCGCACCGCAGCGGCTCCCTGGTCACGGCCCGACGCGCGCAACGCCTGGGTCGGTTCACCATGGGCGTCCCCGGCCCCGCCACCAGCGGGCTCTCCGCCGGCGTGCACGAACTGCTGCGCGGCGAGGCCACGCTCGTCACCGACGCGGCCGAGGTGGTCGAGCTGGTCGGGGCCATGGGGGAGCTGGCGCCCGAGCGGCGCGGCCCCGTGCTCGCCCGGGACCTGCTGGACCCGGACACCGCGCGGGTGCTCGAAGCGCTGCCCGCCGGCCGGCCGGCGGACGTGGCCGCGCTGGCACTTGCCTGCGGCACCGGCGCCGATGAAGTCATCGGCAGACTGTACGAACTTCACTCTCTGGGGTTCGTCGAACGGCAGGGCGACGGCTGGCAGTTGAGCAGACAAACGGCTGGAGGAGGCACACAAACCGCAGCCGCCCGGCGAGGCGGTCGTTGA
- the rpsB gene encoding 30S ribosomal protein S2 has translation MAVVTMRELLESGVHFGHQTRRWNPKMKRFIFTERNGIYIIDLLQSLSYIDRAYEFVKETVAHGGSIMFVGTKKQAQEAIAEQATRVGMPYVNQRWLGGMLTNFSTVYKRLQRLKELEAIDFEDVAASGLTKKELLVLSREKTKLEKTLGGIREMSKVPSAVWIVDTKKEHIAVGEARKLHIPVVAILDTNCDPDEVDYKIPGNDDAIRSVTLLTRVIADAVAEGLIARSGAATGDSKPGEKAAAEPLAEWERDLLEGEKKADETEAAPAAEAPAAEAVEAPAAEAPAAEAVEAPAADAEQA, from the coding sequence ATGGCCGTCGTCACGATGCGGGAGCTGCTGGAAAGCGGCGTCCACTTCGGTCACCAGACCCGCCGTTGGAACCCGAAGATGAAGCGCTTCATCTTCACGGAGCGCAACGGCATCTACATCATCGACCTGCTGCAGTCGCTGTCGTACATCGACCGCGCCTACGAGTTCGTGAAGGAGACCGTCGCGCACGGTGGCTCCATCATGTTCGTCGGTACCAAGAAGCAGGCCCAGGAGGCCATCGCCGAGCAGGCGACGCGCGTTGGTATGCCGTACGTCAACCAGCGGTGGCTGGGTGGCATGCTCACCAACTTCTCCACCGTCTACAAGCGCCTTCAGCGTCTGAAGGAGCTTGAGGCGATCGACTTCGAGGACGTCGCCGCCTCGGGTCTCACCAAGAAGGAGCTCCTGGTCCTCTCCCGCGAGAAGACCAAGCTGGAGAAGACCCTCGGTGGTATCCGCGAGATGTCGAAGGTTCCCAGCGCCGTCTGGATCGTCGACACCAAGAAGGAGCACATCGCCGTCGGTGAGGCGCGCAAGCTCCACATCCCGGTCGTCGCGATCCTCGACACCAACTGCGACCCCGACGAGGTCGACTACAAGATCCCGGGCAACGACGACGCGATCCGTTCCGTCACCCTGCTCACCCGCGTGATCGCCGACGCCGTCGCCGAGGGCCTCATCGCCCGCTCCGGCGCTGCTACCGGTGACTCGAAGCCGGGCGAGAAGGCCGCCGCCGAGCCGCTCGCCGAGTGGGAGCGCGACCTGCTCGAGGGCGAGAAGAAGGCCGACGAGACCGAGGCCGCTCCGGCTGCCGAGGCCCCCGCCGCCGAGGCTGTCGAGGCCCCGGCCGCCGAGGCTCCGGCCGCCGAGGCTGTCGAGGCTCCGGCCGCCGACGCCGAGCAGGCCTGA
- the lepB gene encoding signal peptidase I, whose product MGSRGRPKGGRDWDFEPEPEPEPTPPPPMVGGRVEGGRAERRRTARKVRRRRRTRRAGEVPLLVVVALCIALLLKTFLVQAFFIPSGSMEQTIRIGDRVLVDKLTPWFGSEIQRGDIVVFKDPGGWLKGEAARPPKDPIVVKQIKQALTFIGLLPSADEQDLIKRVIGVGGDTVKCCDSQGRVTVNGSPLDEPYVNPGNAPSDSTFEVQVPEGRLFVMGDHRANSSDSRFHLDEGFQGTIPESGVVGEAVLIAWPYGHWTRLEQPATFRMVPDQARREGRGRRRRRRGTPFA is encoded by the coding sequence ATGGGTAGCCGCGGGCGGCCCAAGGGCGGACGGGACTGGGATTTCGAGCCCGAACCCGAGCCGGAGCCCACGCCGCCCCCGCCGATGGTCGGCGGCCGGGTGGAGGGCGGCCGGGCCGAACGGCGCCGGACGGCCCGCAAGGTGCGCCGGCGCCGCCGTACGCGCCGGGCCGGTGAGGTGCCGCTGCTGGTGGTCGTGGCGCTGTGCATCGCCCTGCTGCTCAAGACCTTCCTCGTGCAGGCCTTCTTCATTCCGTCGGGCTCGATGGAGCAGACGATCCGGATCGGCGACCGGGTCCTGGTGGACAAACTGACGCCGTGGTTCGGCTCCGAGATCCAGCGCGGCGACATCGTCGTGTTCAAGGACCCCGGCGGCTGGCTCAAGGGCGAGGCCGCCCGCCCGCCCAAGGACCCGATCGTGGTCAAGCAGATCAAGCAGGCACTGACCTTCATCGGCCTGCTGCCCTCGGCCGACGAGCAGGACCTGATCAAGCGGGTCATCGGCGTCGGCGGGGACACCGTCAAGTGCTGTGACAGCCAGGGCCGGGTCACCGTCAACGGATCGCCCCTCGATGAGCCGTACGTGAACCCCGGCAACGCTCCTTCGGACAGCACGTTCGAGGTACAGGTGCCGGAGGGCCGGCTCTTCGTGATGGGTGATCACCGCGCGAACTCCTCCGACTCCCGGTTCCACCTCGACGAGGGCTTTCAGGGCACCATCCCCGAAAGCGGGGTGGTCGGGGAGGCCGTCCTGATCGCCTGGCCCTACGGGCACTGGACCCGGCTGGAGCAGCCGGCGACCTTCCGCATGGTGCCCGATCAGGCACGGCGCGAGGGACGCGGCCGACGACGGCGCCGTCGGGGCACGCCGTTCGCATAG
- a CDS encoding M23 family metallopeptidase codes for MTTLLLSLLLALAHAALPGVRPLPAPLSVARWWDPPPTPYAAGHRGVDLSAPVGAELRAVAAGRVHHAGPVAGRGVLSLTLPNGLRTTYQPVRPLVTEGEQVTAGQVVAVLTEGSHCPAPCLHWGLLAGEVYLNPLTLLPRPTPRLLPADPGGV; via the coding sequence ATGACGACCTTGCTGCTCAGCCTGCTCCTGGCCCTGGCCCATGCGGCCCTTCCCGGGGTCCGCCCGCTGCCCGCCCCGCTGTCGGTGGCCCGCTGGTGGGACCCGCCGCCGACCCCCTACGCGGCCGGTCACCGCGGGGTGGACCTGTCCGCGCCGGTGGGCGCGGAGCTCCGGGCGGTCGCGGCCGGCCGGGTCCATCACGCGGGGCCCGTCGCCGGGCGCGGCGTGCTCTCGCTGACCCTGCCGAACGGGCTGCGCACCACCTACCAGCCGGTCCGGCCCCTGGTCACGGAGGGCGAGCAGGTGACGGCCGGCCAGGTGGTGGCGGTGCTGACGGAGGGCTCGCACTGTCCGGCGCCCTGCCTGCACTGGGGTCTCCTGGCGGGCGAGGTGTACCTCAACCCGCTCACGCTGCTCCCCCGCCCGACCCCGAGGCTGCTCCCGGCAGACCCCGGCGGGGTGTGA
- the lepB gene encoding signal peptidase I translates to MAVGARSGRDEGEERPDDAVKRETEEDGDAKEHAQRSFWKELPLLIGIALLLALLIKTFLLQAFSIPSASMQNTLQMGDRVLVDKLTPWFGSEPERGEVVVFHDPADWLSGQPTPEPNIFQQVLSKIGLMPDASEKDLIKRVIAVGGDTVECKKGGPVVVNGKELDEPYIYPGNTACDDLPFGPITVPKGKVWVMGDHRQNSEDSRYHQQDSTKGFVPVDKVVGRAVVVAWPVTRWATLPVPDTFDQPGIGNQAAATALGLGAAGLAPVGLGPAALGLAGAVPLVMWRRRKPAGSRTDG, encoded by the coding sequence GTGGCGGTAGGCGCACGGTCCGGACGCGACGAAGGCGAGGAGCGGCCGGACGACGCCGTCAAGCGCGAGACCGAGGAGGACGGCGATGCCAAGGAGCATGCGCAGCGGTCCTTCTGGAAGGAGCTCCCGCTCCTCATCGGTATCGCCCTGCTGCTGGCCCTGCTGATCAAGACGTTCCTGCTCCAGGCGTTCTCGATCCCGTCCGCCTCGATGCAGAACACCCTGCAGATGGGCGACCGGGTGCTGGTGGACAAGCTGACCCCGTGGTTCGGCTCCGAGCCGGAGCGCGGCGAGGTCGTCGTCTTCCACGACCCGGCGGACTGGCTGTCCGGGCAGCCCACTCCCGAGCCGAACATCTTCCAGCAGGTGCTCAGCAAGATCGGCCTGATGCCGGACGCCTCCGAGAAGGACCTGATCAAGCGGGTCATCGCGGTCGGCGGGGACACGGTCGAGTGCAAGAAGGGGGGACCGGTCGTCGTCAACGGCAAGGAGCTGGACGAGCCGTACATCTACCCCGGCAACACCGCGTGCGACGACCTCCCGTTCGGCCCGATCACCGTGCCCAAGGGCAAGGTCTGGGTCATGGGTGACCACCGGCAGAACTCCGAGGACTCCCGCTACCACCAGCAGGACTCCACCAAGGGCTTCGTCCCCGTGGACAAGGTCGTCGGGCGGGCCGTGGTGGTCGCGTGGCCGGTCACCCGTTGGGCCACCCTCCCGGTCCCGGACACCTTCGACCAGCCGGGCATCGGCAACCAGGCCGCGGCGACCGCGCTCGGTCTCGGGGCCGCCGGACTGGCCCCGGTCGGGCTCGGCCCGGCCGCGCTGGGGCTCGCCGGAGCCGTCCCGCTGGTCATGTGGCGCAGGCGGAAGCCGGCCGGCAGCCGTACCGACGGGTAG
- a CDS encoding TetR/AcrR family transcriptional regulator, which translates to MAEHRSMQRGALLDAARSLLSEGGTEALTFPALAERTGLARSSVYEYFRSRAAVVEELCAVDFPVWAAEIEAAMEQAESPEAKIEAYVRSQLGLVGDRRHRAVVAISASELDAGAREKIRAAHGGLIAMIVEALSALGHAEPRLAAMLLQGVVDAAVRRIELGAAEDPTVVTEAAVAMALRGVRG; encoded by the coding sequence GTGGCCGAGCACCGGTCGATGCAGCGCGGCGCCCTCTTGGACGCCGCGCGATCCCTGCTGTCCGAAGGCGGGACGGAGGCGCTGACCTTCCCCGCCCTCGCGGAGCGGACCGGGCTCGCCCGGTCCTCCGTGTACGAGTACTTCCGCTCCCGCGCCGCCGTGGTCGAAGAGCTGTGCGCCGTGGACTTCCCCGTGTGGGCCGCCGAGATCGAAGCGGCGATGGAGCAGGCCGAGTCGCCGGAGGCGAAGATCGAGGCCTACGTGCGCAGCCAGTTGGGGCTCGTGGGCGACCGGCGCCACCGCGCGGTGGTGGCCATCTCGGCCAGCGAGCTCGACGCGGGCGCGCGGGAGAAGATCCGTGCGGCGCACGGCGGGCTCATCGCGATGATCGTCGAGGCGCTGAGCGCCCTGGGGCACGCGGAGCCGAGGCTGGCCGCGATGCTGCTCCAGGGCGTCGTGGACGCTGCCGTGCGGCGGATCGAGCTCGGCGCGGCGGAGGATCCCACCGTCGTGACGGAGGCCGCTGTCGCCATGGCCCTGCGGGGCGTCCGGGGCTGA
- a CDS encoding NUDIX hydrolase, whose protein sequence is MSAEPAAGHGRRKVSRVILLDPADRILLLHGFEPADPSDDWWFTPGGGLEGTESREQAALRELAEETGITEVELGPVLWHRSCSFPFDGRRWEQDEWYFLARTTRTEIEMSGLTELERRSVTGARWWTSEELLAAHETVYPTRLAELLRTLLDDGPPGEPVVLAPEIV, encoded by the coding sequence GTGTCCGCTGAGCCGGCCGCCGGGCACGGCCGCCGGAAGGTGTCACGGGTGATCCTGCTGGACCCGGCGGACCGGATCCTGCTGCTCCACGGTTTCGAACCGGCCGACCCGAGCGACGACTGGTGGTTCACCCCCGGCGGCGGACTGGAGGGGACCGAGAGCCGGGAGCAGGCGGCGCTGCGCGAGCTGGCCGAGGAGACCGGGATCACCGAGGTCGAGCTGGGCCCGGTGCTGTGGCACCGCTCCTGCTCGTTCCCGTTCGACGGGCGCCGCTGGGAACAGGACGAGTGGTACTTCCTCGCCCGGACCACCCGGACCGAGATCGAGATGAGCGGCCTCACCGAGCTGGAACGGCGCAGCGTCACCGGAGCGAGGTGGTGGACCTCCGAGGAACTTCTGGCGGCCCATGAGACGGTGTACCCGACCAGACTCGCCGAGCTGCTCCGTACGCTGCTCGACGACGGTCCTCCGGGTGAGCCGGTGGTCCTGGCCCCGGAAATCGTTTAG
- a CDS encoding YraN family protein gives MNAKSVAQQALGRYGEDLAARRLTEAGMTVIARNWRCRGGEIDIVARDGDALVVCEVKTRRAGEFEHPMAAVRPAKAERLRTLAGRWLADHGGPPPGGVRIDLVGVLLPRRGAPSVEHVRGVA, from the coding sequence ATGAACGCGAAGAGCGTGGCACAGCAGGCATTGGGGCGGTACGGCGAGGACCTCGCGGCCCGGCGGCTGACCGAAGCCGGGATGACCGTGATCGCACGGAACTGGCGGTGCCGCGGCGGCGAGATCGACATCGTCGCCCGGGACGGGGACGCCCTCGTCGTCTGCGAGGTCAAGACCCGCCGGGCGGGTGAGTTCGAGCATCCCATGGCCGCCGTGCGGCCCGCCAAGGCCGAGCGCTTACGCACGCTCGCCGGGCGCTGGCTCGCCGACCACGGCGGACCACCCCCGGGCGGGGTACGCATCGACCTCGTCGGGGTGTTGCTGCCACGGCGCGGCGCCCCCTCCGTGGAACACGTGCGGGGGGTGGCCTGA